From Miscanthus floridulus cultivar M001 chromosome 15, ASM1932011v1, whole genome shotgun sequence, the proteins below share one genomic window:
- the LOC136509573 gene encoding obtusifoliol 14-alpha demethylase-like codes for MDLTNIATWVTTVVVIFITAVVTKIIVTGRRAAFQAVCSRAHPPVVNGPSLIKLVHVVLTKGLREMIRDQYRALGSVFTLSFFGVKITFLVGPEVLDHFYQGLESEISHGNTLEFMVPMLGKEVGFGVDVATRNEQMRFHNDALKLSKLRSHTDPMLQEVEDYFTRWGQHGTVDLKHEFEQLLMLISSRCLLGREIRENMFDEVHTLFRELNGGMSLASVLFPYAPTPTNRRRDRARAKLSKLFTEIVRSRKSSNRTEGDVLQNLIDSEYKDGRPTTEAEVTGLVIMLLFGGKHTSSVTSTWTGACLLTHEKWLAAVIEEQKEIARVYGDRIDYNALLQMDTLHRCIKEVLRMHPLVSVFFRKVHKSFTLRTKDGAEYEIPRGHTLASPALFNNYLPYIYKDPGVYDPDRFSLEREEDKVGGKFSFTAFGGGRHSCVGEAYAYMQIKVIWSYLLRNFELNLESPFPETDWSKLVPSPKGKVMVTYRRRVAA; via the exons ATGGATCTGACAAATATTGCCACATGGGTTACTACCGTAGTTGTTATTTTCATCACCGCAGTAGTGACCAAGATTATTGTAACTGGAAGAAGGGCTGCGTTTCAGGCAGTATGTAGTAGGGCACACCCACCTGTTGTGAATGGTCCTTCTCTCATAAAACTTGTGCATGTGGTCCTTACCAAGGGTCTGCGAGAAATGATCCGTGACCAATATCGAGCGTTGGGGAGTGTGTTCACCTTAAGTTTCTTTGGAGTGAAGATAACATTCTTAGTCGGGCCTGAGGTCTTGGATCATTTCTATCAAGGGCTAGAGTCAGAGATTAGTCATGGTAATACGCTTGAGTTCATGGTGCCCATGCTTGGCAAAGAGGTTGGCTTTGGTGTAGATGTCGCCACCCGCAATGAGCAGATGCGGTTCCACAATGATGCACTGAAACTGTCAAAGTTGCGAAGTCACACGGATCCCATGCTTCAAGAAGTAGAG GACTACTTCACAAGATGGGGCCAGCACGGTACAGTTGATTTAAAACATGAGTTTGAGCAGCTACTCATGTTAATCTCGAGCCGATGCTTACTTGGGAGGGAGATTCGGGAGAACATGTTCGATGAGGTTCACACGTTGTTTCGTGAACTCAACGGCGGCATGAGTCTAGCCAGCGTCTTGTTCCCTTACGCCCCAACTCCGACGAACCGCAGGCGTGACCGAGCACGGGCCAAACTCTCCAAGCTATTTACTGAGATCGTGAGATCACGCAAGAGCTCCAACCGGACTGAAGGGGATGTTCTACAGAATTTGATAGATTCCGAGTACAAGGACGGCCGCCCCACAACTGAAGCGGAGGTCACTGGTCTGGTCATCATGTTGCTCTTCGGCGGGAAGCACACCAGCTCCGTCACTAGTACCTGGACCGGAGCCTGCCTGCTCACCCATGAAAAATGGCTGGCTGCTGTCATTGAGGAGCAAAAGGAGATAGCTAGGGTATATGGTGACCGGATAGACTACAACGCGCTGCTACAGATGGATACCCTGCACCGTTGCATCAAGGAAGTCCTGCGTATGCACCCTTTGGTATCAGTGTTTTTCCGCAAGGTACACAAGAGCTTCACGCTACGGACCAAAGACGGCGCTGAGTATGAGATTCCGAGAGGGCATACCCTCGCAAGCCCTGCATTGTTCAACAACTACCTGCCATACATCTACAAGGACCCTGGTGTGTATGACCCGGACAGGTTTAGTCTTGAAAGAGAGGAAGATAAAGTTGGTGGCAAGTTCTCTTTCACGGCGTTTGGTGGTGGAAGGCATAGCTGTGTCGGCGAAGCATATGCGTACATGCAAATTAAGGTGATATGGAGCTATTTGCTCAGAAATTTTGAGCTCAACTTGGAGTCCCCATTCCCTGAGACAGACTGGAGCAAGCTAGTGCCATCGCCCAAAGGAAAAGTAATGGTGACGTATAGGAGGCGGGTGGCTGCCTAG
- the LOC136507559 gene encoding uncharacterized protein, with translation MVDGDVKPSMAFLYGDILKAKKEIMVGLGNIDKAGTLNLYNNIIEIIDEKMKGSYNDSSILEKRKSWMGSLQLLKLFIMVIMTSKIKSSMKICTSSNIKPATFQNLQQWLAVRIIISSQVHTKKRNRLTCERVEQLVYVRFNNLHSKKKAKAKKNNKVDPLVAANATCAQGWMVDGGDDDNSDVDAVIGLTWQQIVDTCGPEEVTKLRRSARLAHPRQIEEDVQSEPEELPNEEEEIEFESDQEEVVTTGYEQDHDTANDD, from the exons ATGGTTGATGGGGATGTGAAGCCATCAATGGCTTTTCTTTATGGAGACATTCTTAAGGCTAAGAAAGAGATCATGGTGGGCTTAGGGAATATTGACAAGGCTGGGACTCTCAATCTATACAACAATATCATAGAAATCATTGATGAGAAGATGAAGGGCAG CTACAATGATTCTTCCATTTTGGAGAAGAGGAAGTCATGGATGGGTTCTTTACAGCTGTTGAAACTTTTTATCATGGTGATTATGACAAGCAAAATCAAGTCCTCAATGAAGATCTGCACAAGTTCAAATATCAAACCGGCCACTTTCCAAAACCTGCAGCAATGGCTGGCTGTAAGGATTATAATTTCTTCCCAG GTTCATACCAAGAAGAGAAACAGGCTCACTTGTGAGAGAGTTGAGCAACTTGTCTACGTTCGCTTCAATAACCTTCAttcaaagaaaaaggcaaaggcAAAAAAGAACAATAAAGTAGATCCTCTAGTAGCAGCAAATGCAACTTGTGCCCAAGGGTGGATGGTTGATGGTGGAGATGATGACAACTCTGATGTTGATGCTGTTATAGGGCTAACATGGCAGCAAATTGTAGATACATGTGGGCCTGAGGAGGTAACAAAACTACGTAGGAGCGCAAGGTTGGCTCACCCGAGACAGATTGAAGAGGATGTCCAATCTGAACCTGAAGAGCTACCAAATGAGGAGGAAGAAATCGAGTTTGAGTCTGATCAAGAAGAAGTGGTCACAACTGGTTATGAGCAAGATCATGACACCGCAAATGATGATTGA